CGGCGGGCGAAATCCCCGCCGGGACGTTCGACCTTTATGACCCTCGCGCCGAGGTCGGCGAGCTGGCGGGTGGCGAAGGGGGCGGCGACCGCCTGCTCCAGGGAGACGACGGTTATGCCTTCGAGCGGCAGCATCCTAGAACGACCTCGGCAGCCCGAGAACGTGCTCGGCGACGTAGGAGAGGATGAGGTTGGTGGAGATGGGGGCGACCTGGAAGAGCCGGGTCTCGCGGAACTTGCGCTCGACGTGGTATGCGGCGTCGAAGCCGTAGCCCCCGAAGGTCTGCAGCGCGACGTTCGCGGCCTCCCAGGCGGCGTCGGCCGCGAGCAGGAGCGACATGTTGGCCTCGGCCCCGCAGGGCTCCCCCCGGTCGAAGAGCTCCGCGGCCCTAAAGCGCATGAGGTCCGCCGCCTCCACGCTTATGTGCGCCCTTGCTATGGGGAACTGTATGCCCTGGTTTTCGCCGATGGGCCGCCCGAAGACCACGCGCTCCTTCGCCCTCTTCGTCGCCTTCTCGACGAACCACCGGCCGTTGCCGATGCACTCGGCGGCGATGAGGATGCGCTCGGCGTTCATCCCGTCGAGGATGTAGCGGAAGCCTTCGCCCTCCTCCCCCACCAGGTTCTCCGCGGGCACCGCAAGGTCCTCGAAGATGAGCTCGTTGGTCTCGTTGTTGAGCATCACCCGGCGGGGCTTCACCGTGAGCCCGCGTCCGACGGCTTCCCTGAGATCCACGAGGAAGACCGAGAGCCCCTCGGACTTCTTCCTCACCGCCTCGCGCGGGGTGGTGCGGGCGAGGAGGACCATCATGTCCGAGTGCTGGACGCGGGAGATGTAGATCTTGCGCCCGTTTATGACGTAGCGGTCGCCTTCTTTGCGGGCGAAGGTCTCTATGGAGGTGGTGTCGGTCCCGGCCCCGGGCTCGGTGACCCCGAAGGCCTGAAGCCGGATCTTTCCCGAAGCTATCTTCGGCAGGTACTCTCTCTTCTGCTCCTCTGAGCCGTGCCTGAGCAGCGTCCCCATCACGTACATCTGGGCGTGGGCCGGTTGGGCGTTGCCCCCGCTCCGGTTGACCTCCTCCAGGATCACGGAGGCCTCGGCGAGCGTCATCCCCAGCCCCCCGTACTCCTCGGGGATGAGCGCCGCGAGGAGCCCGCTCTCGGTCATCGCCCGCACGAACTCCTCGGGGTACTCGCGCCGTTCGTCCAGCTCCCGCCAGTACTCCTCGCCGAAGCGGGCGCAGACCTCTCGCGCGCTCTGCCGCAGCTTCTCGTGGCTCAAGATCTCACCTCCTCCCCGGCCTCTCCGGTGGCAACACCACCCCGCCAATTCCACAGCGGTCCCCGGAGCGCCCCTCCAGAGGCCGGCATCACGCCGAGAGTATAGCTCCGTATATTCGCGGCCCGCTCTCCCCGGCAGAAATCCACCCCTAAAACTCCCCTCCCAACTCGGGCGACGTGATGCTCTAGATGTACCACTCCCCGAAGGCGGCCTCTATCTCCTCACGCCCCTCTCCGCGGCGCAGCAGGATGGTGAGCAGCAGCCGGGCCTTGAGCCCGTCGAGCACCCCGCCCCAGATGAGCCCGCGAGAGAGGAGGTCCATCTCCGAGCCGGAGAACCCGTACGTGTTCCGGAGTACGTCACCACTCCCGGTGCGGGAGGTGAGGACGACCGGCATCTCTGCGGCGAGCCGCTGGAGCTCCCCGACCATCCTCGACGGGACGTGCCCGCCGCCGAAAGCCTCGATGACGAGCCCGGCGTACCCGGCCTCCCTCACCGCCGGGAGCAGCCTCCCGTCGTCCCCGACGGCGAGCTTGAGCAGCGCGACCTGCTGCCCGGCGTCCAGCGGAGGGGGCTCGACCGTGTGCCGAGCCGGAATCCGCCAGGCGAGCCTCACCACGCCCTCCGAGAGCCAGCCAAGAGGTCCGACCACGGGCGACCGGAAGGTCGCGGGGCTCTGGGTGTGCGTCTTCCTGACGAAGCGGGCGGCGTGGATCTCGTCGTTCATCACCACCAGCGCCCCGAGACCCCTCGCCGCATCGCTGGCGGCGACGTGTACCGCGCCGAGCAGGTTCGCCGGGCCATCGGCCCCGGGGAGGGTGGGGTTGCGCATCGCCCCGGTTATGACCACGGGCGCATCCCCCTCAACGAGCAGGTCCATCGCGAAGGCGGTCTCCTCGATCGAGTCGGTCCCCTGTGTTATCACCACGCCCGCCGCTCCGCCGGCGATCCGACGCCTCGCCTCGCCGGCGACCCCCACGAGATCCTCGATCGTGAGGTCCGAACTCGGCATCTGCCTAAGCGACTCCGCCTCGACCTCGGCCACCTCCGCGATCTGCGGTACGCTCTCAACCAGCTCCCTCCCCGTCAGCCGCGGTACCACCCCGGGCCCCGAACCCCGCACCGAGGAGATCGTCCCACCCAGCGAGAGAACCGCTACCTTCGGCCGCATTGCGCGCCTCCTCTTCCAGGATGCCTCTGCACTGTGAAAACTCTAAGGACAGAATCACGGAGCCCGCAAGGTGGTTGAGACAGGCACTGCCGCACGCCAGAGCGTCTGGTATTTTCTGTACCAGAAGGGAAAGGAGGGAAGGTGCCGGAGAAAGAGATCTTCTGCTCCATCGGGGTGGACATAGACGCGGTGGCCGGGTGGCTCGGCTCGTATGGGGGCGAGGACTCGCCGGACGACATCTCGCGCGGGATGTTCGCCGGCGAGATCGGGACGATGCGGCTGCTCAAGCTGTTCGAGCGGTATGGGATGAGGACCACGTGGTTCATCCCCGGCCACTCGATCGAGACCTTCCCCGAGCAGACGAAGCGGATCGTCGAGGCGGGGCACGAGATCGGGAGCCACGGCTACTCGCACGAGAACCCGGTGGCGATGACGCCGCAGCAGGAGCGGGAGGTGCTCGAACGGTGCGTGGAGCTCATCGAGAAGGTGACCGGCAGGCGGCCGGTCGGCAACGTCGCTCCGTGGTGGGAGGTCTCCAACGCGACCAACGAGCTGCTGCTCGAGTTCGGGTACAAGTACGACCACTCGCTGCAGCATAGGGACTTCACCCCCTACTACGCCCGGGTCGGCGACACGTGGACCAAGATCGACTACTCCAGGCCCGCCCGGGAGTGGATGAAGCCGCTCGAGCGCGGGGAGGAGATAGACCTGGTCAAGATCGGGGGCAACTGGTACCTGGACGACCTGCCGCCGATGATGTTCATCAAGGCCTCCCCCAACAGCCACGGCTTCGTCAACCCGCGCGACATCGAGCAGCTCTGGCGGGATCAGTTCGACTGGGTCTACCGGGAGATGGACTACGCGACCTACTGCCTGACGATCCACCCGGACGTCAGTGGCAGGCCGCAGGTTCTCCTGATGCTCGAGCGCCTCATCGACTACATAAACGGGCATCCCGGCACGAGGTGGGTGACGATGGAGGAGATCGCCGACGACTTCGTCAGGCGCTTCCCGCGCAACCAGCCCAACCACGACCCGGGGCTGAACATGTACGGGATCGACACGCCGGCGACGAAGTAGCGGACGGGAGGAGCACCCCGTGTGCGTGCTGTGCGGGCAGGACTTCGTCGGGCGGCTCCACTGGACCGACAGGCACGTCACGGACCGGGCGCTCGCGGCCGGTCCGGCTTCCGACCCGGGCGAGCACCAGCGAGACCGGCGCCGGGACAGGGCGCACAGGGTGGCCCTGCTCAACGGGGTGCTCCCCCATTATGGCCTGAAGGTCGAGGACTGGAGCGGGAGCAAGTACCTGCTGCGTGACCGCAAGGGCAGATCGGAGCTGGTGCAGGACCTGGGCGCTCTGTGGCCCGCGGCGCAGAGGCTCTCGGGCAGGGTGCCGGACCCGCTCGATGCGGCGCTGCTCGAGAGCCTCGAAGGAGGGAGGTAGCCGGTGGCGATCCCGGTTACGGTCGTGACCGGATTCCTCGGGAGCGGCAAGACCACGCTGCTCTCGCGCGTGCTGCGGGAGCCGGAGCTCGAGAACACCGCCGTCATCGTCAACGAGTTCGGCGAGGTCGGGCTCGACCACCACCTGCTCAGGCCCGTCGCCGAGAGGACGCTCCTGCTGGGGAGCGGGTGCGTCTGCTGCAGCGAGCGCGAAGACCTCGCCGAGGCGCTCGGGGAGCTTCTGGACCTTTACCAGCGGGGTGAGATCCCCGCGCTCGACCGCGTGGTCATAGAGACGACCGGACTCGCCGACCCCGCCCCCATCCTCCACACCGTCTTCTCCCACCCCGTGCTCTCCCACCACTTCACGGTCGACCTCGTCATAACCACCGTGGACGCGATAAACGGCACGATGCAGCTCTCAGAGAGCCCCGAGGCGACGAAGCAGGTCGCCGCCTCCGACGAGGTCGTCATCACCAAGACCGACCTCGCCGGCCCAGGCGAGAAGGAGGAGCTCGAGGCGCGCATCAGGGCGATAAACCCCCCGGCGCGCATCGTCGAGGCCTCCTTCGGAGAGGTGGACGTGAGGGAGCTCCTCTCCCCCGAGGTGCGGGTGGGGGAACGGGATCTCCCGCGGTTGCAGGAGCACGACACCGCCTCCACCCACACCGTCTCTGTCACCTTCGACGGGCCGGTGGACTGGACGGCCTTCGGGATCTGGCTCAGCATGCTCCTGCACGCCCGCGGCGAGAGCGTGCTGCGGGTCAAGGGGCTCCTGGACACTGGGGGACCGGGGCCCGTCGTCCTGAACGGCGTCCAGCACGTCATCCACCCGCCGCAGCACCTCGACCGCTGGCCGGATGAGGACCGCCGCTCGCGCGTCGTCTTCATCACCCGCGACATCCCGGAGGAGAGCCTCCTCGCCTCGCTCGGGGGCTTCCGGGGGCTGCTCGGCGCTCGTGTAGTGCCGCTCGGAGAGCGCGTTTCGAGCCGGGGAGGATCGTCGTGAGCGAACGCTGGATCTCCATAGACCGCGAGAGGAGCGCCCGCAGGATAGAGCGCGACATCGAGACGCTCGCCGGGCCGGATTACACCCGCTCGCGGGAGGCGATACGCCGCTACGCCTACACCCCCGAGTACCGCAACACCCTCGACTACTTCATCAAGGAATTGGAGGCCGTGGGCTTCAGGTGCACCGAGGACCCCGTCGGGAACCTCGTCGCCCGCAACCGCCCCGCCGGCGAGCGGGTCTTCGGCATCGGATCTCACTGCGACTCCAACCGCAACGGCGGCAAGTACGACGGGACGATGGGGGTCGCCGCGGCCGTCGAGGTCTGCCGGCTGAACGAGGAGCTCGGCCTGAACCTCCCCCTGCAGGTGATCTCGTTCCTCGAGGAGGAGGGCTCGGGGTTCGGCCAGATGGTACTGGGCAGCCGCATCGTCGCCGGGCGGGTGAGCGAGGAGGAGCTCAGAAGCTTCCGCGCGATAGACGACGGGCGCACCTTCTTCGAGCACGCAAAAGAAGCCGGCTACGAGCCGGAGCGCTGGCGGGAGTGCGCCCGCATCCTCGACGACCTCGTCGGGTGGATCGAACTGCACATAGAGCAGGCCCGGGTACTCGAGGACACCGGAAACCGCCTCGGGATCGTCGACGCGATAGCCGGCTACGTCCACGCGGACATCACCGTCCGCGGGCGCAGCGACCACGCCGGGGCCACCCCGATGGACCTCCGCAGCGACGCCGGGCTCGTCATGGCCGAGTGTATGCTCGAGCTGGAGCGCCTCGCCAGGGAGGCGCCGGGCGACACGGTCGGGACCGTGGGCGAGGTGGAGCTGGAGCCGAACCTGATCAACGCGGTCCCCGGTCGGGCCCGCTTCTCCTTGGACATCCGGGGGGTGGACGAGGAGGCCTTCCGCGGCGTGGCGCGCCGCCTGCGGGACTTCGCCGCGGAATCCGCGCGGCGGCGCGGGGCCACATCCGAGTACTCGGAGCGTCAGAGCCTGTCGGTGACGCCGCTGGATAAGCGGGTGGTCGGGGCGCTCGAGGAGGCCGCCCGCGCGAGCGGGGAGCCGTACCTGCGCATGCCCTCCGGGGCCGCCCACGACACCATGTGCGTCGCAGACCGCGTGCCGAGCGCGATGGTCTTCGTCCCCTGCGAGGGCGGGGTGAGCCACTCCCCCGAGGAGAGGGCCGATCCGGCGGACGCCGCGCTCGGGGCCGAGGTCATGCTGAACGCCATAAGGAGGCTCGTCGCCGCGGGATAGGGTATCTTGGAGGAGAGACGAGGGAAGGAGGAGCATGTCCGTCCTGATAAAAGGCGGCCGCATCATCACCGCAGCCGACGACTACGTGGGGGACATCTTCATCGAGGGCGAGACGGTCTCGCTCATCGGGCGCTCGCTGGACGTGCGGGCGGAGAAGGTCATAGACGCTAGCGGCAGGTACGTCATCCCCGGCTGCATCGACCCGCACACCCACATGGAGATGCCCTTCGGCGGGACCGTGAGCTGCGACGACTTCACCTCCGGTACGATCTCGGCGGCCTTCGGCGGGACGACGACGATCGTGGACTTCTGCCTGCAGCAGGCCGGGCAGACGCTCCCCGAGGCGCTCGAAACCTGGCACGAGAAGATAGAGCGCGCAAAGCCGGTCATCGACGTCGGCTTCCACCTCGCCGTCACCGACCTCCAGGAAAAGGGTACGCTCGAGGACCTCGCTAAGGCCCCCGAAGAGGGCGTCACCAGCTACAAGCTCTTCATGGCGTACAAGGGCGCGATCATGGTGGACGACGAGACCCTCTTTAAGGTGATGCAGGTGGCCTCCGAGACGGGCGCCCTCGTCATGGTGCACGCCGAACACGGCGACTCCATAGACGTCTTGGTGAAGCAGGCGCTCGCCGAGGGGAAGACCGAGCCGAAGTGGCACGCCGCAACCCGCCCCCCGATAACCGAGGGCGAGGCGACCAACCGCGCCGTCCAGCTCGCCCACCTCGCCGGCGCCCCGCTCTACGTGGTGCACGTCTCCTGCAAGGAGGCCATAGACCCGATAGCCCGCGCCCGCGAGGCCGACTGGCGGGCCTGGGGCGAGACCTGCACCCAGTACCTCTTCATCGACGAGAGCTACCTGGACAGGCCCGGCTTCGAGGGCGCCAAGTACGTCTACACCCCGCCGCCGCGCCCCAAGGAGAATCAGGAGCACCTCTGGCACGCGCTCTCCACGGGGGTGCTCTCTGTGATCTCGACCGACCACTGCCCGTTCAGGTTCGACGGCCAGAAGACCCTCGGAAAGGACGACTTCTCCAAGATCCCCAACGGAGGCCCCGGCGTCGAGGACCGGCTCATGATGATCCACAACTTCGGCGTGCGGGAAGGCCGCATCTCGCTCAACAGGATGGTCGAGCTGCTCTCGACCGCCCCGGCGCGCTTCTTCGGGCTCTACCCGCGCAAGGGGACCATAGCCGTGGGCTCCGACGCGGACCTCGTCGTCTTCGACCCGAACAGGAAGAAGACCATCTCCGCCGAGACCCACCACTCCAACATCGACTACAACCTCTACGAGGGCACCGAGGTCACCGGGGTGCCGGAGACGGTCCTGCTGCGGGGACAGGTCCTGGTCGAGAACGGCGAGCTGGTCGCGATCCCCGGCGCCGGGCGCTTCGTGAGGCGGGCGCGCTTCGGCGAGGAGCTTCCCGGGGCGGCCGGTGAGCGGCCCATCCAGGTGGGGTGATCCGGATGACCGACGAGCAGACCCGCCGCGTCTACGAGCGGGCCCGGATGGGAGGGCGGCTGGGGCTGGGGGAGCGCCCGGCCGTCCTGGTCGTGGACTTCAGCTGCGGCTTCACCGACCCCGAGTGCCCCCTCGGGGCGGACATGACCGCCGAGGTGGAGGCTACCAGGCGCCTGCTCGACGCCGCCCGCCGACGCGGCCTCCCGGTGATCTTCACCACCATCGGCTTCGAGGAGAACCTCGTCGACGGGGCGCTCTGGGTCAGGAAGGTCCCTTCTCTGGGTGAGTTGCGGCTCGGGAGCCGCTGGGTCGAGTTGGACCCCCGCCTCGGGCGCCGCGAGGACGAGACCCTCATCGTCAAGAAGGGGGCGTCGGCCTTCTTCGGGACGAACCTCGCCGCCATCCTGACCTCCCTCGGGGTGGACTCGGTGGTGCTCTGCGGCGCCACGACGAGCGG
The Rubrobacter xylanophilus genome window above contains:
- a CDS encoding acyl-CoA dehydrogenase family protein, encoding MSHEKLRQSAREVCARFGEEYWRELDERREYPEEFVRAMTESGLLAALIPEEYGGLGMTLAEASVILEEVNRSGGNAQPAHAQMYVMGTLLRHGSEEQKREYLPKIASGKIRLQAFGVTEPGAGTDTTSIETFARKEGDRYVINGRKIYISRVQHSDMMVLLARTTPREAVRKKSEGLSVFLVDLREAVGRGLTVKPRRVMLNNETNELIFEDLAVPAENLVGEEGEGFRYILDGMNAERILIAAECIGNGRWFVEKATKRAKERVVFGRPIGENQGIQFPIARAHISVEAADLMRFRAAELFDRGEPCGAEANMSLLLAADAAWEAANVALQTFGGYGFDAAYHVERKFRETRLFQVAPISTNLILSYVAEHVLGLPRSF
- a CDS encoding asparaginase — its product is MRPKVAVLSLGGTISSVRGSGPGVVPRLTGRELVESVPQIAEVAEVEAESLRQMPSSDLTIEDLVGVAGEARRRIAGGAAGVVITQGTDSIEETAFAMDLLVEGDAPVVITGAMRNPTLPGADGPANLLGAVHVAASDAARGLGALVVMNDEIHAARFVRKTHTQSPATFRSPVVGPLGWLSEGVVRLAWRIPARHTVEPPPLDAGQQVALLKLAVGDDGRLLPAVREAGYAGLVIEAFGGGHVPSRMVGELQRLAAEMPVVLTSRTGSGDVLRNTYGFSGSEMDLLSRGLIWGGVLDGLKARLLLTILLRRGEGREEIEAAFGEWYI
- a CDS encoding polysaccharide deacetylase family protein, whose protein sequence is MPEKEIFCSIGVDIDAVAGWLGSYGGEDSPDDISRGMFAGEIGTMRLLKLFERYGMRTTWFIPGHSIETFPEQTKRIVEAGHEIGSHGYSHENPVAMTPQQEREVLERCVELIEKVTGRRPVGNVAPWWEVSNATNELLLEFGYKYDHSLQHRDFTPYYARVGDTWTKIDYSRPAREWMKPLERGEEIDLVKIGGNWYLDDLPPMMFIKASPNSHGFVNPRDIEQLWRDQFDWVYREMDYATYCLTIHPDVSGRPQVLLMLERLIDYINGHPGTRWVTMEEIADDFVRRFPRNQPNHDPGLNMYGIDTPATK
- a CDS encoding CobW family GTP-binding protein: MAIPVTVVTGFLGSGKTTLLSRVLREPELENTAVIVNEFGEVGLDHHLLRPVAERTLLLGSGCVCCSEREDLAEALGELLDLYQRGEIPALDRVVIETTGLADPAPILHTVFSHPVLSHHFTVDLVITTVDAINGTMQLSESPEATKQVAASDEVVITKTDLAGPGEKEELEARIRAINPPARIVEASFGEVDVRELLSPEVRVGERDLPRLQEHDTASTHTVSVTFDGPVDWTAFGIWLSMLLHARGESVLRVKGLLDTGGPGPVVLNGVQHVIHPPQHLDRWPDEDRRSRVVFITRDIPEESLLASLGGFRGLLGARVVPLGERVSSRGGSS
- a CDS encoding Zn-dependent hydrolase; the encoded protein is MSERWISIDRERSARRIERDIETLAGPDYTRSREAIRRYAYTPEYRNTLDYFIKELEAVGFRCTEDPVGNLVARNRPAGERVFGIGSHCDSNRNGGKYDGTMGVAAAVEVCRLNEELGLNLPLQVISFLEEEGSGFGQMVLGSRIVAGRVSEEELRSFRAIDDGRTFFEHAKEAGYEPERWRECARILDDLVGWIELHIEQARVLEDTGNRLGIVDAIAGYVHADITVRGRSDHAGATPMDLRSDAGLVMAECMLELERLAREAPGDTVGTVGEVELEPNLINAVPGRARFSLDIRGVDEEAFRGVARRLRDFAAESARRRGATSEYSERQSLSVTPLDKRVVGALEEAARASGEPYLRMPSGAAHDTMCVADRVPSAMVFVPCEGGVSHSPEERADPADAALGAEVMLNAIRRLVAAG
- the hydA gene encoding dihydropyrimidinase; the protein is MSVLIKGGRIITAADDYVGDIFIEGETVSLIGRSLDVRAEKVIDASGRYVIPGCIDPHTHMEMPFGGTVSCDDFTSGTISAAFGGTTTIVDFCLQQAGQTLPEALETWHEKIERAKPVIDVGFHLAVTDLQEKGTLEDLAKAPEEGVTSYKLFMAYKGAIMVDDETLFKVMQVASETGALVMVHAEHGDSIDVLVKQALAEGKTEPKWHAATRPPITEGEATNRAVQLAHLAGAPLYVVHVSCKEAIDPIARAREADWRAWGETCTQYLFIDESYLDRPGFEGAKYVYTPPPRPKENQEHLWHALSTGVLSVISTDHCPFRFDGQKTLGKDDFSKIPNGGPGVEDRLMMIHNFGVREGRISLNRMVELLSTAPARFFGLYPRKGTIAVGSDADLVVFDPNRKKTISAETHHSNIDYNLYEGTEVTGVPETVLLRGQVLVENGELVAIPGAGRFVRRARFGEELPGAAGERPIQVG
- a CDS encoding isochorismatase family protein, which gives rise to MTDEQTRRVYERARMGGRLGLGERPAVLVVDFSCGFTDPECPLGADMTAEVEATRRLLDAARRRGLPVIFTTIGFEENLVDGALWVRKVPSLGELRLGSRWVELDPRLGRREDETLIVKKGASAFFGTNLAAILTSLGVDSVVLCGATTSGCVRATAVDLLQHGYPALVPRECVGDRAAPPHEANLFDIQAKYADVVSLEEALEQLESTGRRPSAPAQHPAEG